The Punica granatum isolate Tunisia-2019 chromosome 4, ASM765513v2, whole genome shotgun sequence genome has a window encoding:
- the LOC116205757 gene encoding ABC transporter C family member 10-like, with protein MEAFWTLFCNAAKCSGDNAKNGCGLVINPYSCINQILVISIDALLLLVFLVILICKSCSSKKSIAPSQSAHSSPLRIAAASFNGLLSLGYFSFGIWIIYEKTKTEQTVLPLHEWLTVLFHGLGWLLLSLTVSIRKLYFPFVGLTRFYAVIGSLFAGFLFISCVWEVLVKKLVTVGLILDILSLPGAILLLLCVLERQDHGDSNGALYEPLQGREPEETVELKDDITPFAYAGLPSKLTFWWLNPLMKKGKHKILQEDDIPLLRREDRAETCYSRFMERIQKNKKDGSSDASSMLWAIVYVERKGILASGILALIKVLALATGPLFLSTFVKLVLGEQAFEYEGYALTAGLFLVKCLESFSERQWYFQTQLIGLRVRSFLSAAICGKQLKISNAAKITHSPGEIVTLVTSDAYRIGEFPYWFHQIWSTSLQLCLALAIVYYAVGLATLAALVVIILLVVGSSPLAKLQHKYQKKLMEAQSRRVKATTEALANMKVLKLYAWETHFKDVVEKLRKEESEWIDKVLAQKGYYLVLFWSSPILVPAVTFWVCYLLGISLNAGNVFTFLASLRIVQEPVRLIPDVVGAFIQAKVSFYRIVNFLETPELQNKNVKQKKREWGLDEAAVIVDATEISWDSNLSSVKATLRNVNLTVKPAEKVAICGEVGSGKSTLLATILGEVAYVNGTVQVHGRMAYVSQTAWIQTGTIQENILFGSPMESARYLETIRRCALEKDLEMLPFGDLTVIGERGVNLSGGQKQRIQLARALYQDADVFLLDDPFSAVDAHTATSLFNEYVMEALSGKTVLLVTHQVDFLPAFNSILLMSSGEILRTGSYDHLMALSPEFQDLVNAHNTTAGSNQQIEGPLSRKERYSKEEIEKIEVKESFEASSGDQLIKEEEREVGDTGLKPYIQYLKHDKGFLYFTISMLAHAIFIIGQLAQNYWLASIIGNSSVSSAELNSVYTGIGLLIAVILLFRSYIVVRLGISASESISTQLLQSLFRAPMSFYDSTPLGRILSRVSADLNIIDTDVAFRMNIAFGSTMNAYSSYVILIFLTWPTAFIVIPMIYLTIVIQKYYYASSRELMRLDGTTKSFLASHVAESIAGVMTIRAFGEEDRFFSKSLRLIDANASQEFHTFSAKEWLVQRLEILCAIVLSSSALAITLLYLGSSYSGFTGMALLYGLSLNVFLVTAVQFQCILSSLLISVERVEQYMHIKSEAPEVIEGYRSDSNWPSTGNLRICDLKVRYRPGAPLVLRGISCNIEGGHKVGIVGRTGSGKTTLISTLFRLVEPTEGKIIVDDLDICKIGLHDLRSHFGVIPQDPTLFDGTVRYNLDPLAEHTDDEIWKVLGKCQLREAVQEKDNGLNSLVVQDGSNWSMGQRQLFCLGRALLKRRRILVLDEATASIDNATDSILQRTIRTEFADCTVITVAHRVPTVVDCTMVLGMSDGKLVEYDEPMKLINKEGSLFGQLYKEYWFRTANASNYLEG; from the exons ATGGAGGCCTTCTGGACTCTGTTCTGCAATGCTGCTAAATGTTCGGgtgacaatgccaagaacggGTGTGGCTTGGTCATCAACCCATATTCTTGCATCAACCAAATTCTGGTCATTTCAATTGATGCCTTGCTTCTGTTAGTTTTCCTGGTCATCTTGATATGCAAATCATGCTCCTCGAAAAAATCCATAGCTCCGTCCCAGTCAGCTCATTCTAGCCCCTTACGGATTGCTGCCGCCAGTTTCAATGGGCTGCTGAGTTTGGGCTATTTCAGTTTTGGGATTTGGATTATCTATGAGAAGACAAAAACGGAGCAGACTGTTCTTCCCCTACACGAATGGCTAACGGTCCTCTTCCATGGGCTCGGTTGGTTGCTACTAAGCTTGACCGTTAGCATTAGAAAGCTATACTTTCCATTCGTGGGTTTAACCAGATTTTACGCTGTTATCGGCTCGTTGTTCGCcggatttcttttcatttcatgCGTCTGGGAAGTACTGGTGAAGAAGTTGGTCACTGTGGGATTAATCTTGGACATATTGTCCCTTCCGGGGGCAATTCTATTGCTATTGTGCGTGCTCGAGAGACAAGATCACGGGGACTCCAATGGAGCCCTTTACGAGCCTCTCCAAGGAAGGGAGCCTGAAGAAACTGTCGAACTAAAGGATGACATTACCCCTTTCGCTTATGCAGGACTTCCAAGCAAACTGACATTTTGGTGGTTAAATCCTCTTATGAAGAAGGGGAAGCACAAGATTCTCCAGGAGGATGATATCCCACTTCTAAGGAGAGAGGATCGAGCCGAGACTTGCTACTCAAGATTTATGGAACGAATTCAGAAAAACAAGAAGGACGGATCGAGCGATGCCTCCTCGATGCTGTGGGCAATAGTTTATGTAGAGAGGAAGGGTATTCTGGCCTCGGGAATTCTCGCATTGATCAAGGTTTTGGCCCTGGCAACAGGTCCACTGTTCCTCAGTACTTTCGTCAAGTTGGTCCTGGGCGAGCAGGCCTTTGAGTATGAGGGCTACGCCCTAACCGCAGGTTTGTTCTTAGTAAAGTGCTTGGAGTCTTTCTCTGAAAGACAATGGTACTTTCAGACCCAACTCATTGGGCTTCGGGTCCGGTCCTTCCTATCAGCTGCAATCTGTGGGAAGCAATTGAAGATCTCAAATGCTGCTAAGATTACTCATTCTCCGGGTGAGATCGTGACTCTCGTTACATCAGATGCCTATAGGATTGGTGAGTTCCCATATTGGTTCCACCAAATATGGTCCACGAGCCTCCAACTGTGCCTCGCACTTGCCATAGTCTATTATGCCGTGGGATTGGCGACTTTGGCTGCTTTGGTCGTAATAATTCTATTGGTGGTTGGGAGTTCTCCTTTGGCGAAATTGCAGCACAAGTACCAAAAGAAACTCATGGAAGCACAAAGTCGGAGGGTAAAGGCCACCACGGAGGCGCTCGCCAACATGAAGGTGTTGAAGCTGTATGCCTGGGAGACACATTTTAAGGATGTGGTGGAAAAGCTGAGGAAGGAAGAGTCAGAGTGGATTGACAAAGTATTAGCCCAGAAAGGCTACTACTTGGTCCTCTTCTGGTCGTCCCCGATCCTCGTCCCGGCAGTCACATTCTGGGTCTGCTACTTGTTGGGTATCTCTCTGAATGCAGGCAATGTGTTCACATTCCTCGCTAGTCTTCGGATAGTTCAGGAGCCAGTTAGGCTGATCCCTGATGTGGTTGGGGCCTTCATTCAGGCTAAGGTTTCCTTCTATCGGATTGTGAACTTTCTTGAGACTCCGGAGTTGCAGAATAAGAATGTGAAGCAAAAGAAGCGTGAATGGGGATTGGATGAGGCGGCGGTTATTGTGGACGCAACCGAGATATCATGGGACTCGAACCTGAGCTCAGTGAAAGCAACTCTGAGGAATGTTAATTTGACAGTTAAGCCTGCAGAAAAGGTTGCTATATGTGGAGAAGTTGGATCAGGGAAATCAACTCTTCTGGCGACCATTCTCGGAGAAGTAGCATATGTCAATGGAACA GTTCAGGTCCATGGAAGGATGGCGTACGTCTCGCAAACAGCATGGATACAGACAGGAACTATTCAAGAAAACATCCTCTTCGGGTCACCTATGGAATCTGCTAGATACCTGGAGACAATTCGGAGGTGCGCCCTAGAGAAAGATCTTGAAATGCTTCCGTTTGGCGATCTGACAGTTATCGGAGAGCGAGGTGTGAATCTGAGTGGCGGGCAAAAGCAGAGGATCCAGCTCGCCCGAGCCCTTTATCAGGATGCTGACGTTTTTCTTTTGGATGATCCATTCAGTGCTGTAGATGCCCACACAGCGACAAGCTTATTCAAT GAATATGTTATGGAAGCATTGTCCGGAAAGACAGTTTTGCTTGTTACTCATCAAGTTGACTTCCTCCCAGCTTTTAATTCCATCCTG CTAATGTCCTCTGGGGAAATCTTAAGAACCGGTAGTTATGATCATTTGATGGCTTTGTCCCCAGAGTTTCAGGATCTCGTCAATGCACACAACACAACCGCTGGTTCCAATCAGCAAATTGAGGGCCCCCTCTCTAGGAAAGAACGATACAGCAAGGAAGAGATCGAGAAAATCGAAGTGAAGGAAAGCTTTGAAGCCTCTTCAGGGGACCAGTTGATTAAGGAAGAAGAACGGGAGGTTGGAGACACCGGCCTTAAGCCTTACATACAATACCTTAAACATGACAAAGGCTTCTTGTACTTCACCATTTCAATGCTTGCTCATGCCATCTTTATCATTGGGCAATTGGCTCAAAATTATTGGCTGGCATCAATTATTGGGAACTCTAGCGTGAGCAGCGCAGAGCTAAACTCGGTTTACACTGGGATTGGGCTCTTAATAGCGGTCATCCTTTTGTTCCGATCATACATCGTAGTTCGCTTAGGCATCAGTGCATCGGAGTCTATATCGACTCAGTTGCTGCAATCTCTCTTTCGTGCTCCAATGTCGTTTTACGACTCCACACCTCTTGGGAGGATCCTCAGTCGG GTATCTGCAGATCTAAATATTATCGACACTGATGTGGCTTTCAGAATGAATATTGCATTTGGGTCGACAATGAACGCGTACTCCAGCTACGTGATACTTATATTTCTTACATGGCCGACTGCTTTCATTGTCATACCTATGATTTATCTTACAATCGTAATACAG AAATACTATTATGCTTCCTCGAGGGAATTGATGCGGTTGGATGGCACGACAAAGTCCTTCCTAGCGAGCCATGTAGCCGAATCCATTGCCGGTGTGATGACAATAAGGGCTTTCGGGGAGGAAGATCGTTTCTTCTCGAAGAGTTTACGACTCATCGATGCAAATGCAAGTCAAGAGTTCCACACATTCTCTGCAAAGGAATGGCTGGTCCAGCGGCTTGAAATCCTCTGTGCCATCGTCCTCTCATCTTCAGCACTCGCAATCACACTGCTCTACCTCGGATCTTCATACTCGG GTTTCACTGGGATGGCATTATTGTATGGTCTGTCACTAAATGTGTTCCTGGTGACCGCTGTCCAATTCCAATGCATACTCTCCAGTCTTCTCATTTCGGTTGAAAGAGTAGAGCAGTATATGCACATCAAGAGCGAGGCTCCTGAAGTAATCGAAGGCTATAGGTCCGATTCCAACTGGCCTTCTACCGGCAATTTAAGGATATGTGATTTAAAG GTTCGATATCGGCCTGGGGCCCCATTAGTACTTCGGGGGATAAGTTGCAACATAGAAGGCGGGCACAAGGTTGGTATTGTTGGCAGGACAGGTAGCGGAAAAACTACCCTTATCAGCACACTGTTCCGTTTAGTTGAACCAACGGAGGGCAAGATCATTGTTGATGATCTAGACATCTGCAAAATCGGGCTCCATGACCTCAGGTCACATTTTGGGGTCATACCACAAGATCCAACCCTTTTCGATGGGACAGTGAGGTACAACCTAGACCCGTTAGCGGAGCACACTGATGATGAGATTTGGAAG GTTCTTGGCAAATGCCAGCTCCGGGAGGCCGTACAAGAGAAGGACAATGGCCTCAACTCTCTAG TTGTGCAGGATGGGTCAAACTGGAGTATGGGACAGAGGCAACTGTTCTGCTTGGGACGTGCATTGTTGAAGAGAAGGCGGATACTGGTTCTTGATGAAGCCACAGCATCTATTGACAATGCGACTGATTCAATCCTCCAGAGAACGATTCGAACAGAATTTGCTGACTGTACGGTCATAACAGTAGCCCACAGAGTACCGACCGTTGTGGACTGCACGATGGTTCTCGGCATGAGTGATG GAAAACTGGTGGAGTACGATGAGCCGATGAAGCTGATAAATAAAGAGGGTTCACTGTTTGGGCAGCTTTACAAGGAGTACTGGTTTCGAACTGCGAATGCAAGCAATTACTTGGAGGGTTAG
- the LOC116203346 gene encoding uncharacterized protein LOC116203346 produces the protein MATEATTAFKVMNREFVKLDRFDGSNFNRWKDKMLLLLTVLNVAYVLDPNLQPLEDPAPDATPEEIAKVAELKKKREEDKFTCRGHILNTLSDRLYDLYMSMQSPMEIWKTLEEKYNTERQDTNKFLMMKYFEFKMLDSVLIMDQVHELQILVSRFRDLKVIISKSLQVGTIISKLLSSWNDYRKKLLYMAEDFIVEKILRHLRIEEETRKRDAVYLPQGSKVNHVSESKNSQKGKRKAMSETKDTQDKKRVSQLLSLQ, from the coding sequence ATGGCGACGGAGGCTACCACCGCGTTCAAAGTGATGAACCGAGAGTTCGTGAAACTCGATCGATTTGACGGCTCAAACTTCAACCGCTGGAAGGACAAAATGTTGCTCCTCCTTACTGTCTTAAATGTGGCATACGTTCTAGACCCGAACCTGCAACCCTTGGAGGATCCCGCCCCCGATGCAACCCCTGAGGAAATCGCAAAGGTGGCTGAACTCAAGAAGAAGCGCGAGGAAGACAAATTCACATGTCGTGGACACATCCTCAACACTTTGTCCGACCGACTGTACGATCTCTACATGTCGATGCAGTCCCCGATGGAGATATGGAAAACTCTTGAGGAGAAATACAACACCGAGCGACAAGATaccaataaatttttaatgatgaAGTATTTCGAATTCAAAATGCTCGATAGTGTCCTTATCATGGATCAAGTCCATGAACTACAAATCCTTGTAAGCAGGTTTCGTGACCTAAAAGTTATTATTTCGAAATCGCTACAAGTCGGAACTATCATCTCAAAGTTACTCTCGTCTTGGAACGATTACCGGAAGAAACTCCTGTATATGGCGGAGGACTTCATTGTGGAGAAAATACTTAGGCATTTGCGTATTGAAGAGGAAACTCGGAAGCGCGATGCGGTGTATCTTCCCCAAGGTTCTAAAGTGAACCATGTGAGTGAGTCCAAGAACTCTCAGAAAGGCAAGCGAAAGGCTATGTCCGAGACCAAGGACACGCAAGACAAGAAGAGAGTCTCGCAATTGCTATCATTGCAATAA
- the LOC116202998 gene encoding ABC transporter C family member 10-like: protein MKTFWTLFCGATECSGDNAEKGCGWVIDPYSCINQILVISIDALLLLVFLVLLTYKSCSSKKSIAMSQSARFSPLRITAASFNGLLSLGYFSFGIWIIYEKIKTEQTVLPLHEWLTLLFQGLGWLLLSLTVSIRKLYFPFVGLTRFYAVVGSLFAGFLFISSVWEVLVKKLVTVGVMLDILSLPGAILLLLLVFERQDHGDSNGALYEPLQGREPEETVKVKDDITPFAYAGILSKLTFWWLNPLMKKGKHKILQEDDIPLLRREDRAETCYSRFTERIQKNKKDGSSDASSILWAIFYVERKSILASGILALIKVLALATGPLFLSAFVKLVQGEQAFEYEGYALTAGLFLVKCLESLSERQWYFQTQLIGLRVRSFLSAAICGKQLRISNAAEIIHSPGEIVTLVTADAYRIGEFPYWFHQIWSTSLQLCLALAIVYYAVGLATLAALVIIIVLVVGASPLAKLQSKYQKKLMEMQSRRVKATTEALTNMRVLKLYAWETHFKDVVEELRKEESEWIDKALAQKGNYLVLFWSSPTIVPAVTFWACYLLGISLNAGNVFTFLASLRIVQEPIRLIPDVVGAFIQAKVSFYRIVDFLEAPELQTKNVKQKKHEWGVDELAVIVEATEISWDSNPSSVKATLRNVNLAVKPAEKIAICGEVGSGKSTLLATILGEVLYVKGTVRVHGRIAYVSQTAWIQTGSIQDNILFGSPMDSTRYQETIRRCALVKDLEMLPFGDLTVIGERGVNLSGGQKQRIQLARALYQDADVYLLDDPFSAVDAHTATSLFNEYVMGALSGKTVLLVTHQVDFLPAFDSILLMSSGEILSTGSFDHLMALSLEFQDLVNAHNTTAGSNQQMEGTPSRKERYSKEEIEKIEVKESFETPLGDQLIKEEEREVGDTGLKPYFQYLKHDKGFLYFTLATLVHAMFIIGQLAQNYWLAANIGNSSVSRVELNSIYTGIGLLLAVFLILRSFFLVRLGVNASESISTQLLRSLFRAPMSFYDSTPLGRILSRVSSDLNIIDTDVAFRMNIAFGSTMNTYTSFVILMFLTWPTVFVVIPMIYLTIVIQKYYYASSRELMRLDGTTKSSLSSHVAESMAGVMTIRAFGEEDRFFSRSLRLIDANASPEFHTFSAKEWLVQRLEILCAIVLSSSALAITLLYLGSSYSGFTGMALSYGLSLNVFLVISVQFQCMLSNLIVSVERVEQYMHIKSEAPEVINGNRPDPNWPATGSLRICNLKVRYRPGAPLVLQGISCNIEGGHKVGIVGRTGSGKTTLISTLFRLVEPTEGKIIVDDLDICEIGLHDLRSHFGIIPQDPTLFDGTVRYNLDPLVEHTDDEIWEVLGKCQLLEAVQKKDNGLDSLVVQDGSNWSMGQRQLFCLGRALLKRRQILVLDEATASIDNATDSILQRTIRTEFADCTVITVAHRIPTVMDCTMVLGMSDGRLVEYDEPMKLINREGSLFGQLYREYWSRTANASNFLVG from the exons ATGAAGACTTTCTGGACTCTGTTCTGCGGTGCCACTGAATGTTCGGGCGACAATGCCGAGAAAGGCTGTGGCTGGGTCATTGACCCGTACTCTTGCATCAACCAAATTCTGGTCATTTCAATCGATGCCTTGCTTCTTTTAGTTTTCCTGGTCTTGTTGACATACAAATCATGCTCCTCGAAGAAATCCATAGCTATGTCCCAGTCAGCTCGTTTTAGCCCCTTGCGGATCACTGCTGCCAGTTTCAATGGGCTGCTGAGTTTGGGCTATTTCAGTTTTGGGATTTGGATTATCTATGAGAAGATAAAAACGGAGCAGACTGTTCTTCCTCTTCACGAATGGCTAACGCTCCTCTTCCAAGGGCTTGGTTGGCTGCTACTGAGCTTGACCGTTAGCATTAGAAAGCTATACTTTCCATTCGTGGGTTTAACCAGATTTTATGCTGTTGTTGGCTCATTGTTCGCcggatttcttttcatttcatcTGTCTGGGAAGTACTGGTCAAGAAGTTGGTCACTGTGGGAGTAATGTTGGACATATTGTCTCTTCCGGGGGCAATTCTATTGCTATTGCTCGTGTTCGAGAGACAAGATCACGGGGACTCCAATGGAGCCCTTTACGAGCCTCTCCAAGGAAGGGAGCCTGAAGAGACTGTCAAAGTAAAGGACGACATTACCCCTTTTGCTTATGCAGGAATTCTGAGCAAACTGACATTTTGGTGGTTAAATCCTCTTATGAAGAAGGGGAAGCACAAGATTCTCCAGGAGGATGATATCCCACTTCTAAGGAGAGAGGATCGAGCCGAGACTTGCTACTCAAGATTTACGGAGCGAATTCAGAAGAacaagaaggatggatctAGTGATGCCTCCTCGATCCTGTGGGCAATATTTTATGTAGAGAGGAAGAGTATTCTGGCCTCGGGAATTCTTGCATTGATCAAGGTCTTGGCCCTGGCAACAGGCCCACTATTCCTCAGTGCTTTCGTCAAGTTGGTCCAGGGTGAGCAGGCCTTTGAATACGAGGGCTACGCCCTAACTGCAGGTTTGTTCTTGGTAAAGTGCTTGGAGTCTTTATCTGAAAGGCAATGGTACTTTCAGACCCAACTCATTGGGCTTCGGGTCCGGTCCTTCCTATCAGCTGCAATCTGTGGGAAGCAATTGAGGATCTCGAATGCTGCTGAGATTATTCATTCTCCGGGTGAGATTGTGACTCTCGTTACAGCAGATGCCTATAGGATTGGTGAGTTCCCCTATTGGTTCCACCAAATATGGTCCACGAGCCTCCAATTGTGCCTTGCACTTGCCATAGTCTATTATGCCGTGGGATTGGCGACTTTGGCAGCTTTGGTCATAATAATTGTCTTGGTGGTCGGAGCTTCTCCTTTGGCAAAACTGCAGAGCAAGTACCAAAAGAAACTCATGGAAATGCAAAGTCGGAGGGTAAAGGCCACCACTGAGGCGCTCACCAACATGAGGGTGTTGAAGCTGTATGCCTGGGAGACACATTTTAAGGATGTCGTGGAAGAGTTAAGAAAGGAAGAGTCGGAGTGGATTGACAAAGCATTGGCCCAGAAAGGCAACTACTTGGTCCTCTTCTGGTCGTCCCCGACCATTGTCCCAGCAGTCACATTCTGGGCCTGCTACTTGCTGGGCATCTCTCTTAATGCAGGGAATGTGTTCACATTCCTCGCTAGTCTTCGGATAGTTCAGGAGCCAATAAGGCTAATCCCTGATGTGGTCGGGGCCTTCATTCAGGCTAAGGTTTCTTTCTATCGAATAGTGGACTTTCTTGAGGCACCGGAGTTGCAGACTAAGAATGTGAAACAAAAGAAGCATGAATGGGGAGTGGATGAGTTGGCGGTGATTGTGGAAGCAACCGAGATATCATGGGACTCGAACCCAAGTTCAGTGAAGGCAACATTAAGGAATGTTAATTTGGCAGTTAAGCCTGCAGAAAAGATTGCTATATGTGGAGAAGTTGGATCAGGGAAATCAACTCTTCTGGCCACCATTCTCGGAGAAGTTTTGTATGTCAAGGGAACA GTTCGGGTCCATGGAAGGATCGCGTATGTCTCTCAAACAGCATGGATCCAGACAGGATCTATTCAAGATAACATCCTCTTTGGGTCACCTATGGATTCTACTAGATACCAGGAAACAATTCGGAGGTGCGCCCTAGTGAAAGATCTAGAAATGCTTCCATTTGGTGATCTGACTGTTATCGGAGAGCGAGGTGTGAATCTGAGTGGCGGGCAAAAGCAGAGGATCCAGCTCGCTCGAGCCCTTTATCAGGATGCTGACGTTTACCTGTTGGATGATCCATTCAGTGCCGTGGATGCCCACACAGCAACAAGCTTATTCAAT GAATATGTGATGGGAGCATTGTCAGGAAAGACAGTTTTGCTTGTTACTCATCAAGTTGACTTCCTCCCAGCTTTTGATTCCATCCTG CTAATGTCCTCGGGGGAAATCTTAAGTACTGGTAGTTTTGATCATTTGATGGCTTTGTCCCTAGAGTTTCAGGATCTTGTCAATGCACACAACACAACTGCTGGTTCCAATCAGCAAATGGAGGGCACCCCCTCTAGGAAAGAACGATACAGCAAGGAAGAGATTGAGAAAATTGAAGTGAAGGAGAGTTTTGAAACTCCTTTGGGGGACCAGTTGATTAAGGAAGAAGAACGGGAGGTTGGAGACACAGGCCTTAAGCCTTACTTTCAATACCTGAAACATGACAAGGGCTTCCTGTACTTCACCCTTGCAACGCTTGTTCATGCCATGTTTATCATTGGGCAATTGGCTCAGAATTATTGGTTGGCAGCAAATATTGGGAATTCTAGCGTAAGCAGGGTAGAGCTAAACTCGATTTACACCGGGATTGGGCTCTTACTAGCTGTCTTCCTTATATTACGATCATTCTTCTTAGTTCGCTTAGGCGTTAATGCATCGGAGTCTATATCAACTCAGTTACTACGTTCTCTCTTTCGCGCTCCAATGTCGTTTTACGACTCCACACCTCTTGGGAGAATCCTCAGTCGG GTATCTTCAGATCTAAATATTATCGACACTGATGTGGCTTTCAGAATGAACATCGCATTTGGGTCTACAATGAACACATACACCAGCTTCGTGATACTTATGTTTCTTACGTGGCCAACTGTGTTTGTGGTCATACCTATGATTTATCTTACAATCGTTATACAg AAATACTATTATGCTTCCTCGAGGGAGTTGATGCGGTTGGATGGCACGACAAAGTCCTCCCTATCAAGCCATGTAGCCGAATCCATGGCTGGTGTGATGACAATAAGGGCTTTTGGGGAGGAAGATCGTTTCTTCTCAAGGAGTCTACGACTCATTGATGCCAATGCGAGTCCTGAGTTCCATACTTTTTCTGCGAAAGAGTGGCTGGTCCAACGGCTTGAAATACTCTGTGCCATTGTCCTCTCATCTTCGGCACTAGCAATCACACTGCTCTATCTCGGATCTTCATACTCAG GTTTCACTGGGATGGCATTATCGTATGGTCTATCATTGAATGTGTTCCTGGTGATCTCCGTCCAGTTCCAGTGCATGCTCTCCAATCTTATTGTTTCCGTTGAAAGAGTAGAGCAGTATATGCATATCAAGAGCGAGGCTCCTGAAGTAATTAATGGCAATAGACCCGATCCCAACTGGCCCGCTACTGGCAGTTTAAGGATATGCAACTTAAAG GTTCGATATCGGCCAGGGGCCCCATTAGTACTTCAGGGGATAAGTTGCAACATAGAAGGCGGGCACAAGGTTGGTATTGTTGGCAGGACTGGTAGTGGAAAGACTACCCTTATCAGCACACTGTTCCGTTTAGTTGAGCCGACGGAGGGGAAGATCATTGTTGATGATCTAGATATCTGCGAAATTGGGCTCCATGACCTCAGGTCACATTTTGGGATCATACCACAGGATCCAACCCTTTTTGATGGGACGGTGAGGTACAACCTAGACCCGTTAGTGGAGCATACTGACGATGAGATTTGGGAG GTTCTTGGCAAATGCCAGCTCTTGGAGGCTGTACAAAAGAAGGACAATGGCCTCGACTCTCTAG TTGTGCAGGACGGGTCGAACTGGAGTATGGGACAGAGGCAACTATTTTGCTTGGGACGTGCACTGTTGAAGAGAAGGCAGATACTCGTTCTTGATGAAGCCACAGCATCCATTGACAATGCAACCGATTCAATCCTCCAGCGAACGATCCGAACAGAGTTTGCTGATTGCACGGTCATAACAGTAGCCCACAGAATACCGACCGTTATGGACTGCACAATGGTTCTTGGCATGAGTGACG GAAGACTGGTGGAGTACGATGAGCCGATGAAACTGATAAACAGAGAGGGTTCTCTATTCGGGCAGCTTTACAGGGAGTACTGGTCTCGAACTGCGAATGCGAGCAATTTCTTGGTGGGTTAG